A single region of the Panthera tigris isolate Pti1 chromosome B1, P.tigris_Pti1_mat1.1, whole genome shotgun sequence genome encodes:
- the LOC122238143 gene encoding heterogeneous nuclear ribonucleoprotein A3-like isoform X3: protein MEGHDPKEPEQLRKLFIGGLSFETTDDSLREHFEKWGTLTDCVVMRDPQTKRSRGFGFVTYSCVEEVDAATCARPHKADGRVVEPKRAVSTEDSVKPGAHLTVKKIFVGGTKEDTEEYNLRDYFEKYGKIETIEVMEDRQSGKKRGFAFVTFDDHDTVDKIVVQKYHTINGHNCEVKKALSKQEMQSAGSQRGRGGGSGNFMGRGGNSGGGGNFGRGGNFGGRGGYGGGGGGSRGSCGGGDGGYNGSGGDGNFGGGGNYNDFGNYSGQQQSNYGPVKGGSFGGRSSGSPYGGGYGSGGGSGGYGSRRF, encoded by the exons ATGGAGGGCCATGATCCAAAGGAACCAGAGCAGTTGAGAAAACTGTTTATTGGTGGTTTGAGCTTTGAAACTACAGATGATAGTTTaagagaacattttgaaaaatggggCACACTTACAGATTGTGTGGTGATGAGAGACCCCCAAACAAAACGTTCCAGGGGTTTTGGTTTTGTGACTTACTCTTGTGTGGAGGAGGTGGATGCAGCAACGTGTGCTCGACCACACAAGGCTGATGGGCGTGTAGTGGAACCAAAGAGAGCTGTTTCTACAGAGGATTCTGTAAAGCCTGGTGCCCATCTAACTGTGAAGAAAATTTTTGTTGGTGGTactaaagaagatacagaagaatataATTTGAGAGATTACTTTGAAAAGTATGGCAAGATTGAAACCATAGAAGTTATGGAGGACAGGCAgagtggaaaaaagagaggatTTGCTTTTGTAACTTTTGATGATCATGATACAGTTGATAAAATTGTTGTTCAGAAATACCACACTATTAATGGGCATAATTGTGAAGTGAAAAAGGCCCTTTCTAAACAAGAAATGCAGTCTGCTGGATCGCAAAGAGGTCGTGGAGGTGGATCTGGCAACTTTATGGGTCGTGGAGGAAACTCTGGAGGTGGTGGAAACTTTGGCCGCGGTGGAAACTTTGGTGGAAGAGGAGGCTacggtggtggaggtggtggcagCAGAGGTAGCTGTGGAGGAGGTGATGGTGGATATAATGGATCTGGAGGTGATG GaaattttggtggtggtgggaacTATAATGATTTTGGAAATTATAGTGGACAACAGCAATCAAATTATGGACCCGTGAAGGGGGGCAGTTTTGGTGGAAGAAGCTCGGGCAGTCCCTATGGTGGTGGTTATGGATCTGGTGGTGGAAGTGGTGGATATGGTAGCAGAAGGTTCtaa
- the LOC122238143 gene encoding heterogeneous nuclear ribonucleoprotein A3-like isoform X2: MEGHDPKEPEQLRKLFIGGLSFETTDDSLREHFEKWGTLTDCVVMRDPQTKRSRGFGFVTYSCVEEVDAATCARPHKADGRVVEPKRAVSTEDSVKPGAHLTVKKIFVGGTKEDTEEYNLRDYFEKYGKIETIEVMEDRQSGKKRGFAFVTFDDHDTVDKIVVQKYHTINGHNCEVKKALSKQEMQSAGSQRGRGGDGGYNGSGGDGGNHGGGPGSRGRGGYGGGGGGSRGSCGGGDGGYNGSGGDGGNHGGGPGSRGRGGYGGGGPGYGNQGGGYGGGGGGYDGHNEGGNFGGGGNYNDFGNYSGQQQSNYGPVKGGSFGGRSSGSPYGGGYGSGGGSGGYGSRRF, from the exons ATGGAGGGCCATGATCCAAAGGAACCAGAGCAGTTGAGAAAACTGTTTATTGGTGGTTTGAGCTTTGAAACTACAGATGATAGTTTaagagaacattttgaaaaatggggCACACTTACAGATTGTGTGGTGATGAGAGACCCCCAAACAAAACGTTCCAGGGGTTTTGGTTTTGTGACTTACTCTTGTGTGGAGGAGGTGGATGCAGCAACGTGTGCTCGACCACACAAGGCTGATGGGCGTGTAGTGGAACCAAAGAGAGCTGTTTCTACAGAGGATTCTGTAAAGCCTGGTGCCCATCTAACTGTGAAGAAAATTTTTGTTGGTGGTactaaagaagatacagaagaatataATTTGAGAGATTACTTTGAAAAGTATGGCAAGATTGAAACCATAGAAGTTATGGAGGACAGGCAgagtggaaaaaagagaggatTTGCTTTTGTAACTTTTGATGATCATGATACAGTTGATAAAATTGTTGTTCAGAAATACCACACTATTAATGGGCATAATTGTGAAGTGAAAAAGGCCCTTTCTAAACAAGAAATGCAGTCTGCTGGATCGCAAAGAGGTCGTGGAG GTGATGGTGGATATAATGGATCTGGAGGTGATGGTGGCAACCATGGTGGTGGGCCTGGTTCTAGAGGTAGAGGAGGCtatggtggtggaggtggtggcagCAGAGGTAGCTGTGGAGGAGGTGATGGTGGATATAATGGATCTGGAGGTGATGGTGGCAACCATGGTGGTGGGCCTGGTTCTAGAGGTAGAGGAGGCTATGGTGGAGGTGGACCAGGATATGGAAACCAAGGAGGTGGATACGGTGGCGGTGGTGGAGGATATGATGGTCACAATGAAGGAGGaaattttggtggtggtgggaacTATAATGATTTTGGAAATTATAGTGGACAACAGCAATCAAATTATGGACCCGTGAAGGGGGGCAGTTTTGGTGGAAGAAGCTCGGGCAGTCCCTATGGTGGTGGTTATGGATCTGGTGGTGGAAGTGGTGGATATGGTAGCAGAAGGTTCtaa
- the LOC122238143 gene encoding heterogeneous nuclear ribonucleoprotein A3-like isoform X1 has translation MEGHDPKEPEQLRKLFIGGLSFETTDDSLREHFEKWGTLTDCVVMRDPQTKRSRGFGFVTYSCVEEVDAATCARPHKADGRVVEPKRAVSTEDSVKPGAHLTVKKIFVGGTKEDTEEYNLRDYFEKYGKIETIEVMEDRQSGKKRGFAFVTFDDHDTVDKIVVQKYHTINGHNCEVKKALSKQEMQSAGSQRGRGGGSGNFMGRGGNSGGGGNFGRGGNFGGRGGYGGGGGGSRGSCGGGDGGYNGSGGDGGNHGGGPGSRGRGGYGGGGPGYGNQGGGYGGGGGGYDGHNEGGNFGGGGNYNDFGNYSGQQQSNYGPVKGGSFGGRSSGSPYGGGYGSGGGSGGYGSRRF, from the exons ATGGAGGGCCATGATCCAAAGGAACCAGAGCAGTTGAGAAAACTGTTTATTGGTGGTTTGAGCTTTGAAACTACAGATGATAGTTTaagagaacattttgaaaaatggggCACACTTACAGATTGTGTGGTGATGAGAGACCCCCAAACAAAACGTTCCAGGGGTTTTGGTTTTGTGACTTACTCTTGTGTGGAGGAGGTGGATGCAGCAACGTGTGCTCGACCACACAAGGCTGATGGGCGTGTAGTGGAACCAAAGAGAGCTGTTTCTACAGAGGATTCTGTAAAGCCTGGTGCCCATCTAACTGTGAAGAAAATTTTTGTTGGTGGTactaaagaagatacagaagaatataATTTGAGAGATTACTTTGAAAAGTATGGCAAGATTGAAACCATAGAAGTTATGGAGGACAGGCAgagtggaaaaaagagaggatTTGCTTTTGTAACTTTTGATGATCATGATACAGTTGATAAAATTGTTGTTCAGAAATACCACACTATTAATGGGCATAATTGTGAAGTGAAAAAGGCCCTTTCTAAACAAGAAATGCAGTCTGCTGGATCGCAAAGAGGTCGTGGAGGTGGATCTGGCAACTTTATGGGTCGTGGAGGAAACTCTGGAGGTGGTGGAAACTTTGGCCGCGGTGGAAACTTTGGTGGAAGAGGAGGCTacggtggtggag gtggtggcagCAGAGGTAGCTGTGGAGGAGGTGATGGTGGATATAATGGATCTGGAGGTGATGGTGGCAACCATGGTGGTGGGCCTGGTTCTAGAGGTAGAGGAGGCTATGGTGGAGGTGGACCAGGATATGGAAACCAAGGAGGTGGATACGGTGGCGGTGGTGGAGGATATGATGGTCACAATGAAGGAGGaaattttggtggtggtgggaacTATAATGATTTTGGAAATTATAGTGGACAACAGCAATCAAATTATGGACCCGTGAAGGGGGGCAGTTTTGGTGGAAGAAGCTCGGGCAGTCCCTATGGTGGTGGTTATGGATCTGGTGGTGGAAGTGGTGGATATGGTAGCAGAAGGTTCtaa